GGGTCAGGATCGTGCCGTGGCGGGTGTCGAGGCCCGGGCCGACGCGTTGGCCGAGGCCGATGGAGTCGCGGCTGGTGCCGGCGTCCTTGTTCGGCTCGACGGGGAAAAAGGCTGGCTCCAGCATGAATTCAGCGCTCGCCGTGACTCTCATGATTCACCTCGTTTCTTCAGCAGACCGATCACGCCTTTGGGCAGGTACAGGGTCACGACGATGAACAGCGCGCCGAGGAAGAACAGCCAGTACTCCGGGAACGCCACGGTGAACCAGCTTTTCATGCCGTTGACCACACCGGCGCCGAGCAACGGCCCGATCAGCGTGCCACGCCCGCCAAGAGCAACCCACACGGCTGCTTCGATGGAGTTGGTCGGCGACATTTCGCTCGGGTTGATGATCCCGACTTGCGGCACGTACAACGCCCCGGCCAAACCGCACAACACCGCACTCAACACCCAGACGAACAGCTTGAAACCACGCGGATCGTAGCCGCAGAACATCAGACGGTTTTCCGCATCGCGCAGCGCGGTCAGCACCCGGCCGAACTTGCTCTGCGCCAGACGCCAGCCAATGAACAGACTCGCCACCAGCAACAACACGGTCGCCAGAAACAGCACCGCGCGGGTGCCCGGTTCAGTGATGCCGAAACCGAGAATCGTGCGGAAATTGGTAAAGCCGTTGTTGCCGCCAAACCCGGTTTCGTTGCGGAAGAACAGCAGCATGCCGGCGAAGGTCAGGGCCTGGGTCATGATCGAGAAATACACGCCCTTGATCCGCGAGCGGAAGGCGAAAAAGCCGAACACCAGTGCCAGTAATCCCGGCGCCAACACCACCAGACACATCGCCCAGACAAAGCTGCTGGTGCCGGTCCAGTACCAGGGCAATTCAGTCCACGACAGGAAGGTCA
The sequence above is drawn from the Pseudomonas sp. FP2196 genome and encodes:
- the urtC gene encoding urea ABC transporter permease subunit UrtC; the encoded protein is MNQPLLVTATQKAGPKVTIAIGAVILALLVALPLLSLLSPDSALHVSAYTLTLVGKILCYAIVALALDLVWGYAGLLSLGHGLFFALGGYAMGMYLMRQAAGDGLPAFMTFLSWTELPWYWTGTSSFVWAMCLVVLAPGLLALVFGFFAFRSRIKGVYFSIMTQALTFAGMLLFFRNETGFGGNNGFTNFRTILGFGITEPGTRAVLFLATVLLLVASLFIGWRLAQSKFGRVLTALRDAENRLMFCGYDPRGFKLFVWVLSAVLCGLAGALYVPQVGIINPSEMSPTNSIEAAVWVALGGRGTLIGPLLGAGVVNGMKSWFTVAFPEYWLFFLGALFIVVTLYLPKGVIGLLKKRGES